One segment of Thermosynechococcus sp. HN-54 DNA contains the following:
- the rpsF gene encoding 30S ribosomal protein S6: MIIRNYETLYIVRPDVGEEQLEQTISQFRTFLEEQGATKLKVQNRGKRRFAYPIKKLREGYYILMTYTAAGTAIAPLERAMRLNENILRFMTIVLEEETDTEDAEDENPVLARA, translated from the coding sequence ATGATTATTCGTAACTACGAAACGCTGTATATTGTTCGTCCCGACGTGGGTGAAGAACAACTGGAACAAACCATTAGCCAATTTCGCACTTTTTTAGAAGAACAGGGCGCTACCAAGCTCAAGGTGCAAAACCGCGGTAAGCGTCGCTTTGCCTACCCGATCAAGAAACTGCGGGAGGGCTACTACATTCTGATGACCTATACCGCTGCCGGGACGGCGATCGCCCCCTTGGAACGCGCCATGCGCCTCAACGAAAACATTCTCCGCTTCATGACGATTGTCCTTGAAGAAGAGACCGACACCGAAGACGCCGAGGACGAAAATCCTGTTCTTGCGCGTGCCTAA